Proteins found in one Promicromonospora sukumoe genomic segment:
- the truB gene encoding tRNA pseudouridine(55) synthase TruB yields MTSPTSQAPARRPTAADGFVVVDKPQGWTSHDVVGRMRRLAGTRKVGHAGTLDPMATGVLVLGIGRATKLLTYVVGADKDYDATIRLGVATTTDDAEGTVAAVAGPDAVGHVERAALDAAVADLTGDILQVPTSVSAIKVDGKRAYARVRAGEEVALKARPVTVSRFEVLDVRATTAVVPDGDLGDTYVEAPDDALDAADAADAADAADAAAPHDGDRARPGVAPTAADPGDGPTREVPVVDVDVRVTVSSGTYVRALARDLGTALGTGGHLTALRRTRVGGYALAGARTLEELEAQADADGTLATLPLADAARGTFPVRELDEAEVRALGYGQWVEPTGRADVVAALSPSGTLVALLEDTKRRGEALAKPVLVLAPAP; encoded by the coding sequence ATGACTTCCCCCACCTCGCAGGCTCCCGCGCGCCGTCCCACGGCCGCCGACGGGTTCGTCGTGGTCGACAAGCCGCAGGGCTGGACCAGCCACGACGTCGTCGGCCGGATGCGGCGCCTCGCCGGGACCCGCAAGGTCGGTCACGCCGGCACACTCGACCCGATGGCGACCGGCGTGCTCGTGCTCGGCATCGGCCGGGCGACCAAGCTGCTGACCTACGTGGTGGGCGCCGACAAGGACTACGACGCCACGATCCGGCTCGGCGTCGCCACGACCACGGACGACGCCGAGGGCACGGTCGCGGCCGTGGCCGGCCCGGACGCCGTCGGGCACGTGGAGCGGGCGGCGCTGGACGCCGCGGTCGCCGACCTGACCGGCGACATCCTGCAGGTCCCCACGTCCGTGTCCGCGATCAAGGTGGACGGCAAGCGCGCCTACGCGCGCGTCCGGGCGGGCGAGGAGGTCGCGCTCAAGGCGCGGCCCGTCACCGTCTCCCGGTTCGAGGTCCTGGACGTCCGGGCGACGACGGCGGTCGTGCCCGACGGCGACCTGGGCGACACCTACGTCGAGGCCCCGGACGATGCTCTGGACGCCGCGGACGCCGCGGACGCCGCGGACGCCGCGGACGCCGCGGCCCCGCACGACGGCGACCGTGCCCGGCCGGGCGTCGCCCCGACCGCCGCGGACCCGGGCGACGGTCCCACCCGCGAGGTGCCCGTCGTCGACGTCGACGTGCGCGTCACCGTGTCGTCGGGCACCTACGTGCGCGCCCTGGCGCGCGACCTTGGCACCGCGCTGGGCACCGGCGGGCACCTGACCGCGCTGCGGCGCACCCGGGTGGGCGGCTACGCGCTGGCCGGCGCCCGCACGCTGGAGGAGCTGGAGGCGCAGGCGGACGCCGACGGCACCCTCGCCACGCTCCCGCTGGCCGACGCGGCCCGCGGCACGTTCCCGGTGCGCGAGCTCGACGAGGCCGAGGTGCGCGCGCTCGGCTACGGCCAGTGGGTCGAGCCGACGGGCCGCGCCGACGTCGTGGCGGCGCTCTCGCCGTCGGGCACGCTCGTGGCGCTGCTGGAGGACACGAAGCGCCGCGGTGAGGCCCTCGCCAAGCCCGTCCTGGTGCTCGCGCCCGCGCCCTGA
- a CDS encoding peroxidase family protein, translated as MVQTTQAPLQGDPNHSPHEAVDLAQTPAGRTVRRIGHGGVFVPADPDAPQAPQDSTATLMPRTEAAVRRDLREHRFDATTSFDYLMRDLAREFPDAHLPVGDQVEAIKDALLRLGAGMIEAPAGAPATPPEPPRDSTIPSIYTYWGQFIDHDITLNTNGPDDDSGPRGDQALGDIVNDPFRAFEPDVVRRGLHNGRNPLLDLDSLYGSGPRFPGEKDRGTTRSEAAYVPDSAKLRLGRISTEPFGPFSLVAPGDDPQRDLPRSTEPGSERMPLIPDSRNDENLIVAQFHVAMIRFHNAVVDWVARHEPWFAVTQRELFDRAQELVRFHYQWLVVNDYLRTLTKAGVLDSVLATGPTLFRPARRVSMPLEFAVAAFRFGHSMVRGAYDFNVNFTGNGPGGVASLDLLFRFTGNGGLSPNPANPSPVLPSNWPVEWPRLTDKGDPLAFRMARKIDPFLADGLGHLLNEGNSATDPIRALLKQLAQRNLLRGYMLALPTGEAVAADLRAHPLTPAQLRQNASPEVVAALDALDGTPLWYYVLKEAEVQGNGNFLGEVGSRILAETFVYLLRLDPESFMRRPGGDWTPAYGVRFDDGRLITTISDLLAFGGVFPIGQDEAGQPLFRRNGDAYAGHDGA; from the coding sequence ATGGTCCAGACCACCCAGGCGCCCCTGCAGGGCGACCCGAACCACTCCCCGCACGAGGCCGTCGACCTGGCGCAGACGCCGGCCGGCCGCACGGTCCGGCGGATCGGGCACGGGGGCGTGTTCGTCCCCGCCGACCCGGACGCGCCGCAGGCCCCGCAGGACAGCACGGCCACGCTCATGCCCCGCACGGAGGCGGCGGTCCGGCGCGACCTGCGCGAGCACCGGTTCGACGCGACGACGTCGTTCGACTACCTGATGCGCGACCTTGCCCGCGAGTTCCCGGACGCCCACCTGCCCGTGGGCGACCAGGTGGAGGCGATCAAGGACGCCCTCCTGCGGCTGGGCGCCGGCATGATCGAGGCGCCCGCCGGTGCGCCCGCGACGCCGCCCGAACCGCCGCGCGACTCGACGATCCCCAGCATCTACACCTACTGGGGCCAGTTCATCGACCACGACATCACGCTCAACACCAACGGCCCGGACGACGACAGCGGGCCCCGCGGCGACCAGGCGCTCGGCGACATCGTGAACGACCCGTTCCGGGCGTTCGAGCCGGACGTGGTGCGGCGCGGCCTGCACAACGGGCGCAACCCGCTGCTCGACCTGGACAGCCTGTACGGGTCGGGGCCGCGGTTCCCGGGCGAGAAGGACCGCGGGACCACCCGCAGCGAGGCGGCGTACGTGCCGGACTCGGCCAAGCTGCGGCTCGGCCGGATCAGCACCGAGCCGTTCGGGCCGTTCTCGCTCGTGGCGCCCGGCGACGACCCGCAGCGCGACCTGCCGCGCAGCACCGAGCCGGGCAGCGAGCGCATGCCACTCATCCCGGACAGCCGCAACGACGAGAACCTGATCGTCGCCCAGTTCCACGTGGCGATGATCAGGTTCCACAACGCCGTCGTGGACTGGGTGGCGCGGCACGAGCCGTGGTTCGCGGTGACGCAGCGCGAGCTGTTCGACCGGGCGCAGGAGCTGGTGCGGTTCCACTACCAGTGGCTGGTCGTCAACGACTACCTGCGCACCCTGACCAAGGCCGGGGTGCTGGACTCGGTGCTGGCCACCGGACCCACGCTGTTCCGGCCCGCGCGCCGGGTGTCGATGCCGCTGGAGTTCGCGGTGGCGGCGTTCCGGTTCGGGCACTCGATGGTGCGCGGCGCCTACGACTTCAACGTCAACTTCACCGGGAACGGCCCGGGCGGCGTCGCGTCGCTCGACCTGCTGTTCCGGTTCACGGGCAATGGCGGGCTGTCGCCCAACCCGGCGAACCCCTCGCCGGTGCTCCCGTCGAACTGGCCGGTCGAGTGGCCCCGGCTGACCGACAAGGGCGACCCGCTGGCGTTCCGCATGGCCCGCAAGATCGACCCGTTCCTGGCCGACGGCCTGGGGCACCTGCTGAACGAGGGCAACTCGGCCACCGACCCGATCAGGGCGCTGCTCAAGCAGCTCGCGCAGCGCAACCTGCTGCGCGGGTACATGCTGGCGCTTCCCACGGGCGAGGCGGTGGCCGCCGACCTGCGGGCCCACCCGCTCACGCCCGCCCAGCTCCGGCAGAACGCGTCGCCCGAGGTCGTGGCGGCGCTCGACGCCCTCGACGGCACGCCGCTCTGGTACTACGTGCTCAAGGAGGCCGAGGTCCAGGGCAACGGCAACTTCCTGGGCGAGGTGGGCAGCCGCATCCTCGCGGAGACGTTCGTCTACCTGCTGCGGCTCGACCCCGAGTCCTTCATGCGGCGGCCCGGCGGCGACTGGACGCCGGCGTACGGGGTCCGGTTCGACGACGGCCGGCTGATCACCACGATCTCGGACCTGCTGGCGTTCGGGGGAGTGTTCCCGATCGGCCAGGACGAGGCGGGCCAGCCGCTCTTCCGCCGCAACGGCGACGCCTACGCGGGCCACGACGGCGCGTGA
- a CDS encoding TetR/AcrR family transcriptional regulator: MLVNLLGVPQVPTTEVPVPKISDARRDARRAEILEAARRAFAAKGYQHTSMAEVIAEAGLSTGAVYGYFEGKRELFAAVARTTLSRRSADLEEAAADGDPPAPAEVLEIVLRGVLSEGFELPLLLQLWGEATVDPEMRGVVNMGFKELRNAFRAALTRWFEARPEHAPDGAEAAAEGLLPVLMGIGQGYIFQSAMFDEFDSRAYLDAARRILPR; the protein is encoded by the coding sequence ATGCTTGTCAATCTCCTGGGCGTCCCCCAGGTCCCGACGACGGAGGTGCCGGTGCCGAAGATCAGTGACGCGCGTCGGGACGCTCGCCGTGCCGAGATCCTGGAGGCGGCCCGGCGCGCGTTCGCCGCCAAGGGCTACCAGCACACGTCGATGGCCGAGGTGATCGCGGAGGCCGGGCTGTCGACGGGGGCCGTCTACGGATACTTCGAGGGCAAGCGCGAGCTGTTCGCGGCTGTGGCGAGGACCACCCTGAGCCGCCGGAGCGCGGATCTCGAGGAGGCCGCGGCGGACGGCGACCCGCCGGCCCCTGCCGAAGTGCTGGAGATCGTGCTCCGGGGTGTGCTGTCCGAGGGCTTCGAGCTCCCGCTCCTGCTCCAGCTCTGGGGCGAGGCGACCGTGGACCCCGAGATGCGCGGCGTGGTGAACATGGGTTTCAAGGAGCTCAGGAACGCCTTCCGCGCGGCTCTGACCCGCTGGTTCGAGGCCCGTCCGGAGCATGCACCCGACGGCGCCGAGGCGGCCGCGGAGGGCCTGCTCCCGGTCCTCATGGGGATCGGTCAGGGCTACATCTTCCAGTCGGCCATGTTCGACGAGTTCGACTCCCGGGCCTACCTGGACGCGGCGCGCCGGATCCTCCCGCGCTGA
- a CDS encoding ABC transporter ATP-binding protein, with amino-acid sequence MTHLELSDLVVGYGGNAVCAPVNLTLGAGDIVAVIGANGTGKSTLLRTVLGLQEPLSGRASAFGWPVDERERRFRARVAGVLDDDAFFPGVTVREHLVLTARGHGVPDAGAVTDRVLDHVGITGHGGAMPHTLSSGQRRRFLLASALVRPRDLLVLDEPEQRLDTAMRARLGETLRAEADVGTAVLFATHDDRLLAASGASAVLLSDEDAVLLEPAEAPGVLAGFR; translated from the coding sequence ATGACGCACCTCGAGCTGTCCGACCTGGTGGTCGGGTACGGCGGCAACGCCGTCTGCGCACCCGTGAACCTCACGCTGGGGGCCGGCGACATCGTCGCCGTGATCGGCGCCAACGGCACCGGCAAGTCCACCTTGCTGCGCACCGTGCTCGGGCTGCAGGAGCCGCTGTCCGGCAGGGCGAGCGCCTTCGGCTGGCCCGTGGACGAGCGGGAGCGGCGCTTCCGCGCCCGCGTCGCGGGCGTGCTGGACGACGACGCGTTCTTCCCCGGCGTGACCGTTCGCGAGCACCTGGTGCTCACCGCGCGCGGCCACGGCGTGCCGGACGCCGGCGCCGTCACCGACCGGGTGCTCGACCACGTCGGCATCACGGGGCACGGCGGCGCCATGCCGCACACCCTGTCGTCGGGGCAGCGCCGCCGGTTCCTGCTGGCGAGCGCCCTGGTGCGGCCGCGCGACCTGCTCGTGCTCGACGAGCCGGAGCAGCGCCTCGACACCGCGATGCGCGCCCGCCTCGGGGAGACGCTGCGCGCCGAGGCGGACGTCGGCACGGCCGTCCTGTTCGCCACGCACGACGACCGGCTCCTGGCCGCGAGCGGCGCGAGCGCGGTGCTCCTGTCCGACGAGGACGCCGTCCTGCTGGAGCCGGCCGAGGCACCGGGCGTCCTGGCGGGCTTCCGGTGA
- a CDS encoding DUF6297 family protein: MTGEVPTTAPLPRLAGVDEERLTGAELRRLTARVRAHNLPPQPGRVALDVAEVVISLALVVLYLWGFGGPVRELLGSDATAAGLGPGLIQALVLALGVVAGASVALRLGPAGLPAAGVRWWVPTPADRAGLASPSVVRALLAGVGAGLVVGGAPAALTGVGLAGIAADAALGGALGLAVVAVSGALQVSGAASGRAPGRVLDGLLAAVPVTGLGLALWGPAWGAWAAPWAVSGVLAIVGAVALVAWVRGLDRLRAGDLRARASAALQASAALLSLDGGGVSRALGTGPTASRAFKWVPRAARGPVGALLAADAVLLLRSPTALAALLALASAGAVAVQVPALADGIGLWAVLAVVGYAAALAGAGGARAAGENPRLDSLLPLGARTTRGVRAAWPVLSAGVVLLLVAMVSGGGAWLAVGAPAAVVLGAAAVRAAYRGPVRWDVPMIATPAGAFPTGLVLHHLKGPDLALLGTVPLAWAVVAGVTPALVVAQVVAAVVAVYRAAR; encoded by the coding sequence GTGACGGGCGAGGTGCCCACGACGGCGCCGCTCCCACGCCTGGCCGGCGTCGACGAGGAGCGGCTCACCGGCGCCGAGCTGCGCCGGCTGACCGCCCGGGTGCGGGCGCACAACCTGCCGCCCCAGCCCGGCCGGGTGGCGCTGGACGTCGCCGAGGTCGTGATCTCGCTCGCCCTGGTCGTGCTGTACCTGTGGGGCTTCGGCGGGCCCGTCCGGGAGCTGCTCGGGTCCGACGCGACCGCGGCGGGACTCGGCCCCGGCCTGATCCAGGCCCTGGTGCTCGCGCTCGGGGTCGTCGCGGGCGCGTCGGTCGCCCTGCGGCTCGGGCCCGCCGGCCTGCCCGCGGCGGGCGTGCGCTGGTGGGTCCCCACCCCGGCCGACCGGGCGGGGCTCGCCTCGCCGTCGGTGGTCCGTGCGCTGCTCGCCGGGGTCGGCGCGGGCCTGGTCGTCGGCGGGGCGCCCGCTGCCCTGACCGGCGTCGGCCTCGCGGGGATCGCCGCGGACGCGGCGCTCGGCGGCGCGCTGGGCCTCGCCGTCGTCGCGGTCTCGGGTGCGCTGCAGGTCTCCGGCGCGGCGTCGGGCCGCGCTCCGGGGCGGGTGCTCGACGGACTCCTCGCTGCCGTGCCGGTGACCGGGCTCGGCCTGGCGCTGTGGGGTCCGGCGTGGGGCGCGTGGGCGGCGCCGTGGGCCGTGTCCGGCGTGCTGGCCATCGTCGGCGCCGTCGCGCTCGTGGCCTGGGTACGCGGCCTGGACCGGCTCCGGGCCGGCGACCTGCGCGCCCGCGCGTCGGCGGCCCTGCAGGCCTCCGCCGCGCTCCTGTCGCTCGACGGCGGCGGCGTGAGCCGTGCCCTGGGCACCGGCCCGACGGCGTCGCGCGCCTTCAAGTGGGTGCCACGGGCCGCGCGCGGGCCGGTGGGCGCGCTGCTCGCGGCGGACGCCGTCCTGCTGCTGCGCTCGCCGACCGCGCTGGCGGCCCTGCTCGCGCTGGCGTCCGCGGGGGCCGTGGCCGTGCAGGTGCCCGCGCTCGCCGACGGGATCGGGCTCTGGGCTGTCCTCGCCGTCGTGGGGTACGCGGCCGCGCTCGCCGGGGCGGGCGGGGCGCGGGCGGCGGGGGAGAACCCGCGCCTGGACTCCCTGCTGCCGCTGGGCGCGCGGACCACCCGCGGCGTCCGTGCGGCCTGGCCGGTGCTCTCCGCGGGCGTCGTGCTGCTGCTCGTCGCCATGGTGAGCGGGGGCGGGGCGTGGCTCGCGGTGGGCGCGCCCGCCGCCGTCGTGCTCGGGGCCGCCGCCGTCCGCGCCGCCTACCGCGGCCCGGTGCGCTGGGACGTGCCCATGATCGCCACCCCGGCGGGAGCGTTTCCCACGGGGCTCGTACTGCACCACCTCAAGGGGCCGGACCTGGCGCTGCTCGGCACCGTCCCGCTCGCGTGGGCGGTGGTCGCGGGCGTGACGCCGGCGCTCGTCGTCGCGCAGGTGGTGGCCGCGGTCGTGGCGGTGTACCGGGCCGCGCGCTGA
- a CDS encoding ATP-binding protein encodes MEFRGRDSDLRRLAGLLDGVEAGTGTTRGKALIMTGRRRVGKSRLAQEFCDRSGRDYLVFQATRGRNAMAERRDFLATLTQSSLRAPEIFAHLSPPDWKGTLRALAEFLPVDRPTVVVLDEVSWLVEQDPEFEGALQTVWDQYLSQKPVLLLLIGSDLSVMEALQTYGRPFFGRATKIDIAPLNVADVQAMAGLSAADAIDAHLITGGFPEIVQTWAPGQSRVEFLRGALGDPLSPLLVAGELSLLGEFPESSRSRAILEAVGDGERTFSAIAAAAGNSGSLPAGTLNPLLKTLEAKRIVETDLPLSTSSDTKNKRYRLGDPYLRFWLAFLRRAIPFVERGRGDVALDRIERSWSTWRGRAVEPLVRESLMRVLLGSRWSDVEAVGGWWNRQNNPEVDLVGADRAPTARRVAFIGSVKWYEADTFGRHELDDLARARGVVPGTDEDTPLVAVARSGFDAGLPLAEHWGPEEIVAAWR; translated from the coding sequence ATGGAGTTTCGCGGACGCGACTCGGACCTGCGCCGGCTCGCCGGCCTGCTGGACGGTGTCGAGGCAGGAACGGGAACCACCCGAGGCAAGGCGCTGATCATGACCGGCCGACGGCGTGTCGGTAAGTCGCGTCTGGCGCAGGAGTTCTGCGATCGCAGCGGGCGTGACTACCTCGTGTTCCAGGCCACGCGCGGACGCAACGCGATGGCCGAGCGGCGAGATTTTCTCGCCACGCTCACCCAGTCGAGCCTGCGTGCGCCGGAGATCTTCGCGCACCTGAGCCCGCCGGACTGGAAGGGTACGCTCCGTGCGCTCGCCGAGTTCCTGCCGGTCGACCGGCCGACCGTCGTCGTCCTCGATGAGGTTTCCTGGCTGGTCGAGCAGGACCCGGAGTTCGAAGGGGCGCTCCAGACGGTCTGGGACCAGTACCTGTCGCAGAAGCCCGTGCTGCTGCTCCTCATCGGGAGTGACCTGTCGGTCATGGAGGCCTTGCAGACCTACGGGAGGCCGTTCTTCGGGCGCGCGACCAAGATCGACATCGCGCCGCTGAACGTGGCGGACGTCCAGGCCATGGCCGGTCTGAGCGCCGCAGACGCGATCGACGCGCACCTGATCACCGGCGGGTTCCCCGAGATCGTCCAGACCTGGGCACCGGGCCAGTCGCGGGTCGAGTTCCTCCGCGGTGCGCTGGGCGACCCGCTCTCGCCGCTTCTCGTCGCCGGTGAGCTCTCGCTGCTCGGCGAGTTCCCGGAGTCCTCGCGCAGCAGGGCGATCCTGGAGGCCGTGGGCGACGGCGAGCGGACGTTCTCGGCCATCGCCGCGGCAGCCGGAAACTCGGGCTCTCTGCCGGCGGGCACGTTGAACCCCCTCCTCAAGACGTTGGAGGCCAAGCGGATCGTCGAGACGGACCTCCCGCTCTCGACGTCGTCGGACACGAAGAACAAGCGGTACCGCCTCGGGGACCCCTACCTGCGGTTCTGGCTCGCCTTCTTGCGCCGCGCCATCCCGTTCGTCGAGCGCGGCCGCGGGGACGTGGCGCTCGACCGCATCGAGCGGTCGTGGAGCACCTGGCGTGGCAGGGCGGTGGAGCCGCTCGTCCGGGAGTCGCTGATGCGGGTCCTGCTCGGTTCCCGGTGGTCGGACGTCGAGGCGGTCGGCGGGTGGTGGAACCGGCAGAACAACCCAGAGGTGGACCTGGTCGGGGCCGACCGTGCCCCGACAGCCCGACGCGTCGCGTTCATCGGCTCCGTGAAGTGGTACGAGGCCGACACGTTCGGGCGGCACGAGCTCGACGACCTCGCTCGCGCACGTGGTGTCGTGCCCGGTACCGACGAGGACACGCCCCTGGTGGCCGTGGCCCGGAGCGGTTTCGACGCCGGTCTTCCGCTGGCGGAGCACTGGGGGCCGGAAGAGATCGTCGCGGCCTGGCGATGA
- the rpsO gene encoding 30S ribosomal protein S15, protein MPLDTATKQQIISEYGTKPGDSGSPEVQIALLTQRIKDLTEHLKEHKHDHHSRRGLLLLVGQRRRLQGYLKGIDIERYRALVDKLGLRR, encoded by the coding sequence ATGCCGCTCGACACTGCCACCAAGCAGCAGATCATTTCCGAGTACGGAACCAAGCCGGGCGACTCGGGTTCGCCGGAGGTGCAGATCGCGCTCCTCACGCAGCGCATCAAGGACCTCACCGAGCACCTGAAGGAGCACAAGCACGACCACCACAGCCGTCGTGGTCTGCTGCTCCTCGTGGGTCAGCGCCGTCGTCTCCAGGGTTACCTCAAGGGGATCGACATCGAGCGCTACCGCGCCCTGGTCGACAAGCTCGGCCTGCGTCGCTGA
- a CDS encoding bifunctional riboflavin kinase/FAD synthetase, with product MQLWTDLEQVPPGFGPSVVTIGNFDGVHRGHQAVLDRILRLARGDSASAVAVTFHPHPAAVHRPELAPELITGLEDRLALMERTGLDATLLVNYTLDFAAQTPEEFVSRYLVDGLRARTVVVGHDVRFGKQNAGTLATMVELGGQHGFEVVAIEDVGDSAGEGDGHQRWSSTAVRALLAEGDVDQAADVLGRPHLVRGTVVHGDARGREMGFPTANLGDITGLVPADGVYAGWLRRGTAATCANLAGPERDRLAASGAGLGQEEILPAAISVGTNPTFDGVERRVEAYVLDRTDLDLYDQTVALEFVAHLRPTLRFDGMEPLIAQMNDDVARARKILRP from the coding sequence GTGCAGCTGTGGACGGACCTGGAACAGGTTCCCCCGGGATTCGGGCCATCAGTGGTGACGATCGGCAACTTCGACGGCGTCCACCGCGGCCACCAGGCGGTGCTCGACCGCATCCTCCGGCTTGCCCGGGGCGATTCGGCCAGCGCCGTCGCCGTGACGTTCCACCCGCATCCCGCGGCGGTGCACCGGCCTGAGCTGGCGCCCGAGCTGATCACGGGCCTGGAAGACCGCCTCGCGCTCATGGAGCGCACCGGCCTCGACGCGACCCTGCTGGTCAACTACACGCTCGACTTCGCGGCGCAGACGCCCGAGGAGTTCGTGTCGCGCTACCTCGTCGACGGCCTGCGTGCGCGCACCGTGGTCGTGGGGCACGACGTGCGCTTCGGCAAGCAGAACGCCGGCACGCTCGCCACGATGGTCGAGCTCGGCGGGCAGCACGGCTTCGAGGTCGTCGCGATCGAGGACGTCGGCGACTCGGCGGGCGAGGGCGACGGGCACCAGCGCTGGTCCTCCACGGCGGTGCGAGCGCTGCTCGCGGAGGGCGACGTCGACCAGGCCGCCGACGTGCTCGGCCGCCCGCACCTCGTGCGCGGCACCGTGGTGCACGGCGACGCCCGGGGCCGCGAGATGGGCTTCCCGACCGCCAACCTCGGCGACATCACCGGCCTGGTCCCGGCCGACGGCGTCTACGCGGGCTGGCTGCGCCGCGGCACCGCCGCGACCTGCGCGAACCTCGCCGGGCCCGAGCGCGACCGGCTGGCCGCCTCCGGCGCCGGCCTGGGCCAGGAGGAGATCCTGCCCGCCGCGATCTCGGTGGGCACCAACCCGACGTTCGACGGCGTCGAGCGCCGCGTCGAGGCCTACGTGCTCGACCGCACCGACCTGGACCTGTACGACCAGACGGTCGCGCTGGAGTTCGTCGCGCACCTGCGCCCGACGCTCCGCTTCGACGGCATGGAGCCGCTCATCGCCCAGATGAACGACGACGTGGCGCGGGCCCGCAAGATCCTGCGGCCGTAG
- the rbfA gene encoding 30S ribosome-binding factor RbfA gives MVDNPRARKLADRIKVIVAQMIDSRIKDPRLGFVTVTDVRVTGDLQNASVFYTVYGSDEDREGTAAALKSATGLIRSEVGKQTGVRLTPTIEFHLDSVPETAAHLDAALIEARKRDAELEALRAGARYAGDEDPYKKPREDDAEAE, from the coding sequence ATGGTCGACAACCCGCGGGCTCGTAAGCTCGCCGACCGCATCAAGGTGATCGTCGCGCAGATGATCGACTCGCGGATCAAGGACCCGCGGCTCGGTTTCGTGACCGTCACCGACGTCCGCGTGACCGGCGACCTGCAGAACGCCTCGGTGTTCTACACGGTCTACGGCTCGGACGAGGACCGGGAGGGCACGGCCGCGGCGCTGAAGAGCGCCACGGGCCTGATCCGCTCCGAGGTGGGCAAGCAGACCGGTGTGCGGCTGACGCCGACCATCGAGTTCCACCTCGACTCCGTCCCCGAGACGGCCGCGCACCTCGACGCCGCGCTGATCGAGGCGCGCAAGCGGGACGCCGAGCTCGAGGCGCTGCGCGCCGGGGCCCGGTACGCGGGCGACGAGGACCCGTACAAGAAGCCGCGCGAGGACGACGCCGAGGCCGAGTGA